A single region of the Leptolyngbya sp. 'hensonii' genome encodes:
- a CDS encoding ATP-binding cassette domain-containing protein, whose protein sequence is MIRKEAFREASIAVSSNTPMIEVQDLQKRYGKLAAVRGISFTVNRGEIFGLIGPDGAGKTTTFHILGGVMEASAGTVRVLGQTPRDARLNIGYLTQQFSLYLDLSIDENLEYSAGLHQIPPDLFADRRDRYLRLMNLDQIGSRLAGQLSGGMKQKLCLCCALVSQPQILLLDEPTTGVDPVSRRDFWDVLATVATEGVTIVVATPYLDEAERCNRIALMYEGQIHQMGTLGELRADLGLQRLEVRTGMISELEQALQSAIAGTDLPGSSVERVAPSQNLVDIQTFGDRLDVLVQDAVAGETQVRAIAAHHQLRLDTVQATETTLENVFVTRLRQQGSDPQFIPLPRSLRGSRRSRGESRSEVAIGATHLKRVFGQFQAVKDVSLEIRYGEIYGLLGANGAGKTTTIKMLCGLLEPSAGQMVLAGQSRDLRSSALRQRIGYMSQKFTLYDDLTIVQNLEFYCGVYEVPRQARRRKIDWVIETCGLTGREKMLTGQLPGGWKQRVAFGASVMHEPEILFLDEPTSGVDPLARRQFWRLINDLAHQGTAILVTTHYLEEAEQCNRMGFLVAGEVVAQGSPSEIKATQPGQLVELVVDRTQAAADELRLDLDNWRVSIFGDRLHVVLDHPETDIPRVRSRLTAAQIRIHSLRPIPYSLEDAFIGIVQRTDTGISHLAQ, encoded by the coding sequence ATGATCCGGAAAGAGGCCTTCCGGGAAGCATCGATCGCAGTTTCTTCCAACACCCCCATGATTGAGGTGCAGGATCTGCAAAAGCGCTATGGAAAATTGGCGGCGGTGCGGGGAATCAGCTTCACGGTGAACCGGGGTGAAATTTTTGGGTTAATTGGCCCCGATGGAGCCGGGAAAACCACCACCTTCCATATCCTGGGTGGGGTGATGGAGGCATCCGCAGGCACAGTGCGGGTGCTAGGCCAAACGCCCCGAGATGCCCGCCTGAATATCGGCTACCTGACCCAGCAGTTTTCCCTGTACCTGGACCTGAGCATCGACGAAAATCTGGAGTATAGTGCCGGATTACATCAGATTCCGCCTGATTTGTTTGCCGATCGGCGCGATCGCTATCTACGTCTGATGAATCTGGATCAGATTGGCTCCCGGTTGGCCGGTCAACTCTCTGGCGGGATGAAGCAAAAGCTCTGTCTCTGTTGTGCCCTGGTGTCCCAACCCCAGATTTTGCTCCTGGATGAACCGACCACCGGGGTGGACCCGGTGTCCCGGCGGGATTTCTGGGATGTGCTGGCGACAGTTGCCACAGAAGGGGTGACGATCGTGGTGGCCACCCCCTATCTGGATGAGGCCGAACGCTGTAACCGAATTGCCCTGATGTATGAGGGACAGATTCACCAGATGGGCACCCTGGGAGAACTGCGGGCCGATTTGGGCCTACAACGGCTGGAGGTGCGAACGGGCATGATCTCAGAATTGGAACAGGCCCTGCAAAGCGCGATCGCAGGCACGGACCTGCCCGGTTCATCCGTGGAACGGGTGGCCCCCAGCCAGAACCTGGTCGATATCCAGACCTTTGGCGATCGTCTGGATGTGCTGGTCCAGGATGCGGTGGCTGGAGAAACTCAGGTGCGGGCGATTGCCGCCCATCATCAGTTACGTCTGGACACAGTCCAAGCCACGGAAACCACTCTGGAGAATGTGTTCGTCACCCGGTTACGCCAACAGGGATCGGACCCCCAGTTCATTCCCCTGCCTCGATCGCTGCGAGGCAGTCGGAGAAGCAGAGGGGAATCCAGATCTGAGGTCGCGATCGGGGCCACCCACCTGAAACGGGTCTTCGGTCAATTCCAGGCGGTCAAGGATGTCAGCCTGGAGATACGCTATGGTGAGATCTACGGATTATTGGGAGCCAACGGAGCCGGGAAAACCACCACGATTAAGATGCTGTGCGGGCTGCTGGAACCCTCCGCCGGACAGATGGTCCTAGCCGGACAAAGTCGGGATCTACGGAGTAGTGCCCTGCGACAGCGGATCGGTTACATGAGCCAGAAGTTTACCCTGTACGATGACCTGACGATCGTGCAAAATCTGGAGTTTTATTGCGGCGTCTACGAGGTGCCCCGGCAGGCCCGTCGGCGGAAAATTGACTGGGTGATTGAAACCTGTGGTCTGACTGGGCGGGAGAAGATGCTGACGGGGCAACTGCCGGGGGGCTGGAAACAACGGGTGGCCTTCGGAGCCTCGGTCATGCATGAACCCGAAATCCTGTTTTTAGATGAACCCACCTCTGGGGTCGATCCCCTGGCCCGTCGCCAGTTCTGGCGGTTGATCAATGACCTAGCCCACCAGGGCACGGCCATTCTGGTCACGACCCATTATCTGGAAGAGGCCGAACAGTGCAACCGTATGGGCTTTCTGGTGGCCGGAGAGGTGGTGGCCCAGGGCTCCCCCAGCGAAATCAAGGCGACCCAACCCGGCCAACTGGTGGAACTGGTCGTGGATCGAACTCAGGCCGCCGCCGATGAACTGAGACTTGACCTGGACAACTGGCGGGTTTCCATCTTCGGCGATCGATTACATGTGGTTCTGGATCACCCAGAGACAGACATTCCTCGGGTACGATCGCGGCTCACCGCTGCCCAGATTAGGATCCACTCCCTCCGTCCCATTCCCTACTCCCTGGAGGATGCGTTCATTGGCATTGTGCAAAGAACCGATACGGGCATCAGCCATCTGGCACAATGA